Proteins encoded in a region of the Homo sapiens chromosome 9, GRCh38.p14 Primary Assembly genome:
- the GRHPR gene encoding glyoxylate reductase/hydroxypyruvate reductase isoform X3 has product MRPVRLMKVFVTRRIPAEGRVALARAADCEVEQWDSDEPIPAKELERGVAGAHGLLCLLSDHVDKRILDAAGANLKVISTMSVGIDHLALDEIKKRGIRVGYTPDVLTDTTAELAVSLLLTTCRRLPEAIEEVKNGGWTSWKPLWLCGYGLTQSTVGIIGLGRIGQAIARRLKPFGVQRFLYTGRQPRPEEAAEFQAEFVSTPELAAQSDFIVVACSLTPATEGLCNKDFFQKMKETAVFINISRGDVVNQDDLYQALASGKIAAAGLDVTSPEPLPTNHPLLTLKNCDSFTCPSPRTGQTEPSCDHGT; this is encoded by the exons ATGAGACCGGTGCGACTCATGAAGGTGTTCGTCACCCGCAGGATACCCGCCGAGGGTAGGGTCGCGCTCGCCCGGGCGGCAGA CTGTGAGGTGGAGCAGTGGGACTCGGATGAGCCCATCCCTGCCAAGGAGCTAGAGCGAGGTGTGGCGGGGGCCCACGGCCTGCTCTGCCTCCTCTCCGACCACGTGGACAAGAGGATCCTGGATGCTGCAG GGGCCAATCTCAAAGTCATCAGCACCATGTCTGTGGGCATCGACCACTTGGCTTTGGATGAAATCAAGAAGCG TGGGATCCGAGTTGGCTACACCCCAGATGTCCTGACAGATACCACCGCCGAACTCGCAGTCTCCCTGCTACTTACCACCTGCCGCCGGTTGCCGGAGGCCATCGAGGAAGTGAAGAA tGGTGGCTGGACCTCGTGGAAGCCCCTCTGGCTGTGTGGCTATGGACTCACGCAGAGCACTGTCGGCATCATCGGGCTGGGGCGCATAG GCCAGGCCATTGCTCGGCGTCTGAAACCATTCGGTGTCCAGAGATTTCTGTACACAGGGCGCCAGCCCAGGCCTGAGGAAGCAGCAGAATTCCAGGCAGAGTTTG TGTCTACCCCTGAGCTGGCTGCCCAATCTGATTTCATCGTCGTGGCCTGCTCCTTAACACCTGCAACCGAGGGACTCTGCAACAAGGACTTCTTCCAGAAGATGAAGGAAACAGCTGTGTTCATCAACATCAGCAG GGGCGACGTCGTAAACCAGGACGACCTGTACCAGGCCTTGGCCAGTGGTAAGATTGCAGCTGCTGGACTGGATGTGACGAGCCCAGAACCACTGCCTACAAACCACCCTCTCCTGACCCTGAAGAACTGTG